The nucleotide window TGATATCGACATGGATGCACCAGAGACAGAGCGTGCAGCTGTGGCCATTCAGTCTCAGTTCAGAAAATTCCAGAAGAAAAAGGCAGGATCACAGTCCTAGTGGGGAAGCTGCTTCCTGGTCCACCCGAAGACACCAAGTTCAACCACCGTCCATCCAGAAATGAGAAGAACAATACCCTAGAGCAAAGTCATCCACACCCAGTACACACTCCGCTGCTAACCTGAAATGCATGAACAGAAACCCATAGTATTTATGCCCCTCTAGGCAGGTGTCCACAATAAAATTGTGAGCAGCTTAATCTGTCTGTCTCCATTACAATTCCTCTGCAACGATTTTCCTCGATGTTGTAATAAAAAGGAGGTAAGAGGAGCCAATCTAGTGTCTGCCTTCATTTCTCACATTAGGCGGGACCATACGGTTCCTGTCATACAGTTAAAGACAAACTGTAAGTCAGGTGTCACTTATATTCTTAAAACTTTAGAACTTTTGTTAGGGTGGAGCTATTCATCTTCGACCCTGAAGTTCCTATCTCATTTACAGAGTATGGGCTGCCAGTAGGTGGTGGCTGTGTTTCCTTacctgggaaatgtagtctgtATCCTTGACTGTCCCAACATATCCAGGAGAACGTGAGGTCTGGGAGTGCATTGCATCTGGGGTTGGGAGGTCACCCAGGTGTGCTTGGCAAGTGCATTTCAGATCTTTGAAAGGTCGCCCCACCTCACCAGGGCCATCTTTGCACCTGTGTAGCTCCAAGCAG belongs to Rattus norvegicus strain BN/NHsdMcwi chromosome 11, GRCr8, whole genome shotgun sequence and includes:
- the Pcp4 gene encoding calmodulin regulator protein PCP4 isoform X1; translated protein: MVKRQSAGATNGKDKTSGDNDGQKKVQEEFDIDMDAPETERAAVAIQSQFRKFQKKKAGSQS
- the Pcp4 gene encoding calmodulin regulator protein PCP4 isoform PEP19 (isoform PEP19 is encoded by transcript variant 1), whose product is MSERQSAGATNGKDKTSGDNDGQKKVQEEFDIDMDAPETERAAVAIQSQFRKFQKKKAGSQS